The genomic stretch aaatatataaaaattagaaTCATACCTTAATTGCATAAAATCTTCCTATTTTGGTTGTAACACTATTCTTGTACAGATCtaaaattgagagagagagagaaatagatCTTAGAGacatgagagagggagagagagaataaaaaaaatagatcaCAGAGACATGAGAGAATGAGATAATAATTTTACCTGAAGAAACAAAGTAGAGAGCAGAAGCTAGAAAGTTTGAAGAAGAAAAGACCATTGATGTGCCAGGTGAGGAAGGTTGTGCTGTGTGAGGAAGACGAGATAAATAagtgaaaaaatatttttaatttttttaaaaacatcaaaattatgttttcaaaaattaataaattgtaattaaaattataaaaaattaaaagtaaaattagATTACCGAACATGATTTTCTcttttgttttcaattttttaattatttaatgataAAACTGATTTTAAAATGGAAATTTCATGTTCTATGCATAATAAcatagtgaaattttttaatatgccaacataaaGATTCCTCCTACTAATGTGCCCCTACCATATTTCACACAAAATGCCCGTGACATTCAAACACACACTTTCTCTCTAACGTCTCTCATTCTAATTTTGTAGATCTCgacaaaatacaaaaattaaaaaacaaaaatctaaaacggacatttgagtgaaaatatatgaacttccaaagttttcgtcaaatttcagtgtagaacatcgaaattgcatcgaaaaggcttcgttttggccaaaaatcaagttttcatgattgcatcacaaaaGCATCGAAAttccatcgattttgcatcgaaaaaatatttttttttatagtgtTTTAATATCATTGCGATGCAATTATGAAAACTTgcttttttttgccaaaacgattatttttcaatgcaaaatcgatgatgttttgatgctcttgcaatgcaatcatgaaacttgatttttggccaaaatgatgttttttcgatgcaatttcgatgcttttgcgatgcaattatgaaaatttgatttttggtcaaaataatactttttcgatgcaaaatcaatgaaGTTTTGATACTTTTGTGATGCAATTatgaaaacttaatttttggcaaaaactatattttttcgatgcaaaatcgatagtgtttcgatgcaaaatcgatataATTTTGATACTCtgtactgaaatttgacgaaaattttGGAAGTTTTTATCTTTTAACTTAAATATtcgtttcagatgatttttttttaatttttgtattttttcgagATGTAGCATATTAGAATGAGAGTATGAGAGAATGAGAAAGGTTAGAGAAGGAGAGTTCGGACTGAGAGGAGATGGAGTGTTTGAATGCTTGGGTATTAAAATTAAAAAGGTAAGTATATTTGGGATATTAActacattttaaaaaatttcattataatatatattataagttatatACCTTCTAAGTTCCCTTTAAAAATCTCTTGCGTTGACGTCTCCATCGAGAAAATCCCTAAGAGAGCAAAGGAACGTAGAGTCACGTAGCGCAACAAACGCATTTCCTTAGGTATAAACACATTCCTTCATTCATTCATTCTCGGCAAAATCTTAGTTTAGTTGGAAGTAAACATGTTTAAGAAGTCCATGGAGCTAAAGTCACACCAGAGGTTATCTGGTGCTGACAGGAAAAAGCTCAAGAGGACCATCAAGGACAGGTTCCCTGCTGCTTCTGATCCTGATATCGATTCTTTACTCCCTCCCAaggtaagtaatttttttaataaacttttattgttgctgctgctgcggcagATGTATCAAAAATTGTCTTTTACCATATTGTAGGTGGAGATTACAGTTGACAAGTTTCAAAATCGAGTTATTGCTTATGGGGTTGAAGGAGGGTTTCCAATGTTTTTCGATGTTGATGGCAGAGGCACCGAAATCTTCCCAACTGGTACACCACTATTTGccatatttattttgttaattttgatgagtttttcttTGTTCTGTGTTGGATATTCATATCTTATATACAAATAATGGCAGTGTATGCTCTGTGGAAGGTTCCAAATCTGTTGCCTAGTTTCTTGCTGAAGGGGGGTGAGGTGTCTCGTTATGTGATTGGTGGAGCGGATCTCATGTTCCCCGGTATCAGCATTCCTCCAGAAGGACTACCTTCCTTTTCAGCTGGTGAGATATGGGCAGTAAAAGTTCCTGGCAACCCTGCTCCAATCGCAGTAAGCCTTTTAAAGTTGGTGTGAATATACAATGGTTCAAGTTCAAACTGGTTTCTTAGCTTAGATtaagatttttttctttttggactTTACTTCAAGGTTGGGAATACCACAATGAGCAGCACTGAAGCATTAAAAGCCAGTTTGCGAGGAAAGGCATTGAAAATCACTCACTATTATCGTGATTTACTCTGGCAAGTATTTTGGGCGTCTTTATTTCCTAATATATCTATTGAAAGGGAGTATTGGAAAAACTGGCTTACACATTGCTTTTATTAACTTTCTTATGGTACCTTTTGGTAGGGAATCGGTAGAAGGCCACTATGTACCCAATGCAGGATTTCTAGAGGATGTTGTGTTTGAGTATCCTGCCTCATCTTCATTGTGTCAGACATCAGATTCATGTGATGATGACATGGCAAATTCTTCTCATGATCAATGGGATGGAATTGATGATAAAGAAGTGAGAGACTCTGTTGATGCTGCTGATGATCAATCTGTCCGCAAATTTGTTTCAATGGCCCAAACTGATGCTTTAAACAAATCAGCTGAACAAGAAATAACTTCAAGTGTGGCCGATATGAAGGTAACAGATAATGTTTCTGCTGGTGAGTCAATTGCAGAGGATCAACATCCTTTGTCCATGGAGGATGTGGACATGCTTTTGGACAAGTGTCTTTTGCAAGCATTGCATACAACCGTTAAAGACTTACCCATGCCTGGAAGCACCCTATGGTAAGATTAACCACATTGTTGGCTTCTATATATTGTAGAATCTTAAAGTAGTTGTTTAACTAACTGTTTTGTTATGTGTTTTTTTAATGTTTGTCACTTAGTTCTCTAACAATTGATTCTGTTTTCTGTTTGGTTATTAGGTCAAACCATGTATTACCATGTCGACCATCGGGCATCACCCTAGACATCAAGAAATCATCGCATAAGAAACTTTCAAAATGGCTACTTGCTAAAGCTTCTGGAGGATTGGTATGTACTACTATTTTACTTCAAGACCCGAATTGAAATTGTTGAATTTTTAtcctttttttcttaaaaaaaaaatttcaatcttgcatttgttgaaataaatacaGGATAAGATGGATGAAAACATCCACTATCAGTAACCACACAATAAGACACAAAAACAAGAAGTTTTATAATGGTACAACTTACAAGATATAATGCCAATTTCCAAGTAAATGACTTAAGTATGATTGGTGTTATGTGTTTGGTAAGATATAATTTAAATGTCCTTTGGGTTGCAAAAATAGTAttgtatttttaatattatatttatttgttttcaATAATCTTGTAAAAATATTATGCGAGAACAAtttttgtatattgattttgagaagaaTAGTGTACATTTATAGGCtgtacaaaataaaagacataaatacaaaataaactaAATCCTATAAACAAggaaagtatatatatatatatataaagatccTACAGCTGTAATCAAATcacaatgattttatttttattctgattTGATTTCCTTAATAAATCTGTCTACACTCCCCCTCAAGTTTGATTGTAGATGTTGATGAGTCCAAGTTTGTCTAATAGGAAATCACACACTTGCTCTGTCAATCCCTTTGTAAGTATGTCAGCCAATTGTTGGTTAGTAGGCACATACTTGATACAGATAATCCCTCCATCGATCTTCTCTATAATGAAGTGACGATCTACTTCTACATGCTTTGTTCTGTCATAGTGAACGGGATTATGAGCTACACTGATGGTGGATTTATTGTTACAATAGAGTTATATGAGATGTTCATACTTTATCTTCAACTCTTCAAGTAGTCTTTTTATCCAAATGACTTCACACACTCCATGGGCCATAGTCCTGTACTCTGCTTCTGCACTGCTCCTTGCAACAACAGACTGTTTCTTACTATGCCATGTTACCAAGCTACCCTATAGGAGAGTACGATAACCAGATGTGGATTTTCTGTAATTGATTGCTCCATCCTAATTAGCGTCACTAAAAGCTTCGACTTTTTGATCACTCGTGTTTTTGAAATATAGCCATTTTTCTGGTGTTTGCTTTAAGTATCTCAAACTTCTATAGACAACATTCAGATGTCCTTGATAAGGACTATGCATATACTGACTTACGAGACTAATAACGAAGGCAATGTCTGGTCAAGTGTGTGAGAGATAGATAAGCTTGCCAACCAGCTGCTGGTATCTTCCTTTGTCAATTGGATCTCCTTCGAACATTTTTGTTTTGTTCCCAAGTTCAATAGGAGTTTTGCTAGGCTTGCTTTCTAGCATTTCTGTTTCTTTTAAGAGATCAAGAGTATATTTCCTTTGAGACACGAAAATGCCCTTTTTGCTCATTGCAAATTTCATACCCAGAAAATACTTTAATGCACCAAGGTCCTTAACTTCAAATTCCTTTGCCATCATTTTCTTGATAAGATTCATTTCTCCAATATCATCATCAATAACAATATTATCATTAACATAAACTATTAAGATAGttactttctctttctctttctctaagTGCTTAACAAACAAAGCATGATCAATTTGTCCTTGAATGTACTCAAGATTCTTGACCGCCTTTGAAAAACGATCAAACTAAGCTTGAGGGGATTGCTTTAAGCCATATAGCGACTTGTTGAGTCCGCAGGCAGTCTTATTGAGAGTTTCTTCAAAACTTGGGGGTTGACTCATGTAGACCTCTTTTTCTAGATCACCatttagaaacacattttttaCATCAAGCTGGTGTAAATCCCAATCTAAGTTTACTGCAAGTGAGAGGACTTTGATGGTGTTGAGCTTGACAACTGGAGCAAAGATTTCAGTGTAGTCAATTCCATAAGTCTGTGTAAATTCTTTGGCCCGCAAACATGCTTTGATCGCTCAATAGAACCATCGGCTTTCTACTTGATAGCaaacacccatttgcatcctACAATGTTTTTATTGAGTGGCAATTCCACTAAGCTCCAAGTGTTATTTTGTTTCAATGCTTTCATCTCTTCAAGTACAACTGCTTTCCATTCGGGAACACCAAGAACTTCTTCAATATTCTTGGGAATAAGAACACTTGACAAATTGGAGGTGAAAGCTTTGAATGAAGATGATAAATTAGAATAGAAATAAACTTGGAGATAGGATGTTGGGTACAAGACCTAGTCCTTTTTCTCAACGCAATAGGGACATCTAGATCAGAATTAGAATTTGAATGATAATCACTGGACACATTTGAAGATGGAGGTTCTATCACTGGATCTGACTCTTGATTGTGATGAGGATTcatgacttggttatttctttgAGAGACATTTCTTCTAGTGTAGGCACGTTGCTCTTGCTGTTGTTGATTCAACTCAGGAAGATTTGTCCTTGTTTCCATGATTGGATCAAGTTGACTATTTGGAGTGAGAGTAGATGGAGCTAGAGTAGAACCAGGAACGACTGAACCATTAGGAAGAGGAGTTGGAGTAGAACTAGGGACAACTGAAACATTCGGACGAGAAGGAGATGGAGTTAGAGTAGGAAGATCTAGCAATAATCCTAACTTTAGGTTGTCCCACAACCACTGAGCTTCTTGCTTTGGATGAGTCTGCTCCCCTTGAAGCTACATGGTGATAAATTTCCCATACCAGTCATCGATGAGTTATTAGATGAGCTACATGGTGCCAAGGTGTTCTCCAAGTTGGATCTTAAATTCGGATACCATCAAATTCGGGTTTGTGCCAAGGATGTGGAGAAGACAGTCTTCCAAACGCGTGaggggcattacgagttcttagtcatgccttttggcctTACAAACGCCCCTGCCACTTTCTAAGCGTTAATAAATCAGCTATTCTGTGATTTCTTGCAAAAGTTTGTCTTAGTTTTCTTTGACGACATTTTGGTATACAGTTCTACTCTTGAGGATCATGAGCGTCACTTGGAGATGGTTCTTGACTAGTTACATCAGCACCAACTTTATGCAAATCGCAAGAAATGTTTGTTTGCTCAGAGCCGGCTAGAGTACTTAGGTCATTATTTCAGCGTAGGGAGTTTCAGCCGACCAAAGCAAGATAGTTGCTATGGCCGAGTGGCCTATTCCTAAAACTTTGCGTGACTTGAGAGGATATTTGGGTCTCACCGGGTACTATCGTAAGTTTGTGAAAGGATATGGACAGATTGTTCGGCCCTAAACAGACCAGTTGAGAAAAGATGCCTTTGGGTGGTCGGATGAAGCACAAGAGGCTTTTGTTCGTTTTGAAGGAAGCAATGTGTTCAGTACCTGTTTTAGCATTACCTGACTTTTCTATTCCGTTTGTGTTTGAAGCTGATGCGTCAGGAAGtggtttaggggttgtattgatGCAACATCAGCAACACATCGCCTTCTATAGTCAGGTCCTATCCTCTAGAGCTCACACCAAGTCAGTTTATGAGCGAGAATTGATGGCAATTGTGCTAACAATACATACGTGGCACCCTTGCAGAGTTATTATAATGTCCTACTATTCCAAGGCTGCTGTgtaattaaaatagtgcttaactcgctaaactagtcatttggacttaaaacgtgtaattgaaactaacactaggtttaggtactaaaaattttggtcaaacaataaccatttcattaaaaagggTTTAAGTCTTTACTTGGGATAAAAAAAGAGTTTAAACTGTTACAGATCCAATGAATACAAAaggtcgacctaagcagcaaaatcagggtccaaccctagttccaacagatacccttgaccgtggcggttgagcatgCTGCATATGTCCACCCTGCCCttgaagctctcaaactcatggctgatccaacTTTTCTTTTCCCCTCACTGCACCATATAGCATCCGTGAGTCGAgactcagtaagaaaacataatcatgctcataagcagttaatcaacagattacagaatcataattaacatgcctaacagtaataaccatgctcGTGCATGTATTTAATCTACATAAGCGACTAAAGAGTCACACTGGGGGCCCATTGCCCTAGTTCCATCTAACTAGCCTTAGGGCTAGCCTAGCGAATCTTACACTTTATTTTCTAGGTGGCCATAGGGTCGTTCAAGCGTATATTACGCTTCTGGGTTAGCTTAACCACATCGGTCTGCGTTTagcacgctattgccgcccttgactgataagccaaacttttcaatcagatataatAGATAAACCCTAGGCTTGTAAGCtgagcttttcaatcagatataatCGATGAACCCTTGACTTGTAGGTCGCCGAGCTTATCAATAAGATATGACAGATAATCGTCACACTGAGCACAGGTATGCACAGCGCAATCAACATGTTTCATAGAATATtctaagcatggttataaccatgttcgatAACTGGGGCTCGAGCTCTAACCACAGTCCAagggcagttttcttaccttaagtccttAGCGAATAGAGTATGGCGACCTCGAGTGCGATCCTTTCTTCCCGAGCCTAACGGTAAACCCtggtcacaaccataacaaggaataactaTCAAAAAACGAACcaataaaggctttcagactaagtcctagcctctaggaccttgcATTCTACCAAACGGGTAATAGAAccattcccgagcctttaggtttgggttcccacaaCCCAAAACACATTTTCCTCTCTTTTCcctatttgagccgcgacgctCAACTAGGTAGAGAGCCCAAAAATCCCTGCGCAAAGGCGTTTCGAGGCAGGGGAGTTCATCTGGGCCGCGACGCTCTAAGAACAGCGTTGCGGCGCGACCTTGCGAACTCAAAAACCAACGATTCCAGAAATCGCAGCTAACCCCAAATCCATCCCAAAACGCAATTGTGACCATTATAATGGTCCCAACAACTCAGTAAAACTATAAACAAccttaaaactcaaccaaaacccaaaatcaaatccTCTCTCGTGAACACTAAAACAATGAAACCAAGCTAAGTAAAAACAGAGCTTACCTCTTGATTCCTTGCAACAAGTTCGAATCCTTCTGGTTGCTAGTACTCTTAACAACTCCCAATTTCCCAAATATCACTTCCCAACTTAGGATTCAAGGCTTCCCTTCAAGAGCTTAAGGAGAGAAAACTTATTTCTCTAGAGAGAGTGAGAATACGTGAGTAGAGAGAGAGTGATTACTTTCTGAGCTGATAAGCTCCTCCTTGGCTTAAGTTCATAATGGtctcaaaaagaataaaatacccTGGCCACTTGATCCTCCCCTCtaagcccccaagggcaaaaatgATATTTTGACTCTAACCCACATAAACtgaaaattctcaattaattccgCCAAGTTTGAAATATTACTATTTTTGTAACGctttggataaccaagaccgttacactgtttaaaatagtgcttaattcgctaagcaagtcatttgaacttaaatatGTAATTAAAGACCAAGTCAAGATCGAGTATTAAAAGATTTAGTCAACAAAATAGTTATTTTTCAttataatattaagtttacacATGGGgtcccaaaatcagtttacagacttgtaaaagacaaatagaatacaacttagccgtcctaagcggcaaaacagtgtttaaccctagttccttccaAGTTATCCCAACCATGGcgatcgagtaggctgcatatgtacacaccgcacctgaagctctccaactcatggctagtcccgCTATctatttcccttacctgcaccatatagcacctgtgagtaaggctcagcaagaaaacttaaaccaatatgcacaactaggcaacaatataaaaGTAGTAAATATAAATCATTAGATtcaattaacaataaaatataaataaccaACCAACAATAGTATTCTACTCAGTCAAATATGTAAACCAACCTCATCAATCAATAGaaatgattaagtgtgaaccacactttTGTTTATGGTATAATATTCAGGCCCGACGCCTTTAGGCTGAGTCCCTTGGTCTCTTGGCcgaccccggcacccttaggccaggttgcgttccgcacgcttgctatcggcccccggcacccttaggccggcctgcaaacatatataatcacaaatacacAATGCATAGCACGTAAACAATGGCAGTGTGTAAAAGCATGCCCATCTAATTATCCTTAGATGCAGATATATTAATAGCATATTTATTAACTGGGGTTTAAGCCCTATTCACAActtgggtacagttttcttacctcaggtcccaagcagctagcgtatggcagccccgaacacgatccctaatcctgagcccttgTGGTATAACCTAGACACAATGCGATAGtggataactattaaaatcctaaaccaattaaaagctttggaataaaatacgagccttcgagacctcgatttctactaa from Humulus lupulus chromosome 5, drHumLupu1.1, whole genome shotgun sequence encodes the following:
- the LOC133777535 gene encoding uncharacterized protein LOC133777535, with the protein product MFKKSMELKSHQRLSGADRKKLKRTIKDRFPAASDPDIDSLLPPKVEITVDKFQNRVIAYGVEGGFPMFFDVDGRGTEIFPTVYALWKVPNLLPSFLLKGGEVSRYVIGGADLMFPGISIPPEGLPSFSAGEIWAVKVPGNPAPIAVGNTTMSSTEALKASLRGKALKITHYYRDLLWESVEGHYVPNAGFLEDVVFEYPASSSLCQTSDSCDDDMANSSHDQWDGIDDKEVRDSVDAADDQSVRKFVSMAQTDALNKSAEQEITSSVADMKVTDNVSAGESIAEDQHPLSMEDVDMLLDKCLLQALHTTVKDLPMPGSTLWSNHVLPCRPSGITLDIKKSSHKKLSKWLLAKASGGLITVKEDKYKKEAVLLSVNRNHLDYSSFKPEKRKAENSEQTTKQSPNESRSNKILEVAEIYKSSVHVNPIFSAVRADKGQLYSASEAIAVVQKYVDNENLVKPTNKSIVVLDAILCDVLFKGAIKKGLTYPTEIHKKDLGSAFINRMQAHHIVTRGNESVVRKGGLKTIQILTERRQGNKKVTKLSGMETFLIDAESLASELQKKFACSTSVAELPGKKGHEVLVQGGVIDDLAKHLIEQYGIPKRYIEVLDKTRK